From Medicago truncatula cultivar Jemalong A17 chromosome 7, MtrunA17r5.0-ANR, whole genome shotgun sequence, a single genomic window includes:
- the LOC112416677 gene encoding protein MAIN-LIKE 1-like has product MTVTLDDVSNLLHLSIEGRMMDHDAKVDRDHEITLMTRLLGMSDSVARSASKTKYGAHISYPALKRLYEEHLTEARRLEDPQTMEWPVERDRRRHWYVRSFLLYLIGSALFTNKTNGHINVIYLDCMVDLNAIGKWSWVGMNLAYMYDYLNDFVRLCNKTMAGYSYPSKSNKIWKAHMPCAGRWLTRRGQTTVHHYHRLLDRIWVDDAKWSTYHDHRAVRHFQIICTYSRWLICGKERVYRHLPKRVKRQFGYMQDIPKHPSDVPEILVDMMANVFKEPRPWCYSDWEERYEKA; this is encoded by the exons ATGACGGTCACTTTGGACGATGTGTCTAATCTCCTCCACCTTTCCATTGAGGGCCGCATGATGGACCATGATGCGAAGGTGGATCGGGACCATGAGATTACATTGATGACAAGGTTGTTGGGCATGTCAGATTCTGTTGCTCGTTCTGCGTCAAAGACTAAGTATGGTGCTCATATTAGTTATCCTGCACTGAAGCGACTTTATGAGGAGCACCTGACAGAAGCTAGACGGCTGGAAGACCCACAGACGATGGAATGGCCGGTGGAGAGAGATAGGAGGAGGCATTGGTATGTGAGGAGTTTTCTTCTATATCTCATCGGTAGTGCGCTGTTCACTAACAAAACGAACGGACACATCAATGTGATATATCTTGATTGTATGGTGGACTTGAATGCGATTGGGAAGTGGTCATGGGTAGggatgaatttagcttacaTGTATGATTATCTTAATGATTTTGTCCGTCTGTGTAACAAGACGATGGCTGGAT ATTCATACCCAAGTAAGTCTAACAAGATCTGGAAGGCACATATGCCATGTGCCGGGAGATGGCTTACTAGAAGAGGGCAAACAACGGTGCACCATTACCACCGACTCCTAGATCGCATATGGGTGGATGACGCGAAGTGGTCTACATATCATGATCACAGAGCGGTGCGCCATTTTCAGATTATTTGCACTTACTCAAGATGGCTGATTTGCGGGAAGGAGAGGGTGTACCGTCATTTACCTAAGCGGGTGAAGAGGCAGTTTGGGTATATGCAGGACATCCCCAAACATCCGTCAGATGTCCCTGAGATTCTTGTGGATATGATGGCTAATGTGTTCAAAGAACCCCGTCCGTGGTGCTATAGTGATTGGGAAGAGAGGTACGAGAAAGCATGA
- the LOC25498880 gene encoding CRS2-associated factor 1, mitochondrial has protein sequence MSVLKNLTRQNLSLTRHLSSAAIATTTTASKLHDRYTFEPPPSLSPTPQNPNSTPPKPHRKTPKPKYKPPSSLDRTGKKPIRSTLPFDFRFSYTESSQTVRPIGLREPKYSPFGPDRIDREWTGVCAPAVDPKVKELDGEEDPKLEDERKKKREHVQGDALTNAERKALVLQCERGKTKRQVNMGRDGLTHNMLIEIHNHWKYTEAVRIKCMGVPTVDMKNVCTQLEDKTFGKVIFRHGGTLILYRGRNYNSRKRPAIPVMLWKPHEPVYPRLIKTTIDGLSIEETKAMRKRGLAVPALTKLAKNGYYAHLVTMVRDAFLTCELVRIDCQGLERKDYKKIGCKLRDLVPCVLVTFDKEQIVVWRGNDYKYSKDGYFLKDRESFDDDDDGGGGDLLTDEDEELENTSL, from the exons ATGTCCGTCCTCAAAAACCTCACCCGCCAAAATCTCTCCCTCACGCGCCACCTCTCCTCCGCCGCAATCGCAACCACCACCACCGCATCCAAACTCCACGACCGTTACACTTTCGAACCCCCACCATCCCTCTCTCCCACCCCCCAAAACCCCAACTCAACACCACCCAAACCCCATCGCAAAACCCCCAAACCCAAATACAAACCCCCCTCCTCCCTCGACCGAACCGGAAAAAAACCGATTCGCTCCACCCTTCCCTTCGATTTCCGGTTCAGCTACACGGAAAGCAGCCAAACGGTGAGACCGATTGGACTCAGAGAACCGAAATACTCCCCATTTGGACCGGACCGGATTGATCGGGAATGGACCGGGGTTTGCGCGCCGGCGGTGGATCCGAAGGTGAAGGAGTTGGATGGGGAGGAAGATCCGAAGCTGGaagatgagaggaagaagaagagagagcaTGTTCAAGGAGATGCCCTTACCAATGCCGAAAGGAAAGCTCTTGTTTTGCAATGTGAAAGAGGGAAAACTAAGCGTCAAGTTAATATGG GACGGGACGGTTTAACTCACAACATGTTAATTGAAATTCATAACCATTGGAAATATACTGAAGCTGTTAGGATCAAATGCATGGGTGTTCCAACTGTtgatatgaaaaatgtttgCACCCAGCTTGAG GACAAAACATTTGGAAAGGTTATTTTCAGACATGGGGGTACACTTATATTATACAGAGGTAGGAATTATAATTCAAGAAAGAGGCCTGCAATTCCTGTTATGTTGTGGAAACCTCATGAACCTGTGTATCCGAGGCTGATTAAGACAACAATTGATGGCTTAAGTATTGAGGAAACAAAAGCAATGAGGAAGAGAGGCTTGGCTGTTCCCGCTTTAACAAAACTTG CAAAAAATGGCTATTATGCTCATTTGGTAACCATGGTCAGAGATGCTTTCCTCACATGTGAATTAGTTCGGATAGACTGCCAGGGTCTCGAGAGGAAAGATTACAAGAAAATAGGCTGCAAACTCAGG GACCTGGTCCCCTGTGTTCTGGTGACTTTTGATAAAGAACAAATTGTAGTTTGGAGGGGGAATGATTATAAGTACTCGAAGGATGGATACTTTCTTAAAGATCGAGAatcatttgatgatgatgatgatggtggtggtggtgactTGCTTACGGATGAGGACGAAGAGCTTGAGAACACCAGCCTATGA
- the LOC11432103 gene encoding subtilisin-like protease SBT4.14 isoform X2, with product MLEANKLQVITHSFGNFQMNFYIVFFGVQPVNRDIALETQLNVLSSVKGSYHEAKESIVYSYTKSFNAFAAKLSEDEVNKLSAMDEVLLVFKNQYRKLHTTRSWNFIGLPLTAKRRLKLERDIVVALLDTGITPESKSFKDDGLGPPPAKWKGTCKHYANFSGCNNKIIGAKYFKADGNPDPADILSPIDVDGHGTHTASTAAGDLVQNANLFGLANGTSRGAVPSARLAIYKVCWSSTGCADMDILAAFEAAIHDGVDVISISIGGGSPDYVHDSISIGAFHAMRKGIITVASAGNDGPSMGTVTNTAPWIVTAAASGIDRAFKSTVQLGSGKNVSGVGISCFDPKQNRYPIINGIDAAKDSKSKEDAKFCNSGSLQANKVKGKLVYCIGSWGTEATVKEIGGIGSVIEYDNYPDVAQISIAPAAIVNHSIGETITNYIKSTRSPSAVIYKSHEEKVLAPFTATFSSRGPNPGSKHLLKPDIAAPGIDILASYTLRKSLTGLAGDTQFSEFSIISGTSMACPHVAGVAAYVKSFHPKWTPAAIRSAIITTAKPMSKRINNEAEFAFGSGQLNPTRAVSPGLIYDMDDLGYIQFLCHEGYKGSSLSALIGSPINCSSLIPGLGYDAINYPTMQLSLESKKETQIGVFRRTVTNVGPVPITYNATIRSPKGVEITVKPSVLSFDKKMQKRSFKVIVKVKSIITSMEILSGSLIWRSPRYIVRSPIVIYKP from the exons atgctaGAAGCAAACAAGTTGCAAGTAATAACTCATTCATTTGGTAACTTTCAAATG AACTTTTACATTGTTTTCTTTGGAGTTCAACCTGTAAATAGAGACATTGCACTTGAGACTCAATTAAATGTTCTATCTTCTGTGAAGGGAAG TTATCATGAAGCCAAAGAGTCCATTGTATATAGCTACACAAAGAGCTTCAATGCATTTGCTGCAAAACTGTCAGAAGATGAAGTCAATAAGTTATCTG CCATGGATGAAGTACTTTTGGTGTTTAAAAATCAATACCGTAAGTTACACACAACAAGATCATGGAACTTCATTGGTTTACCTCTGACTGCCAAGAGAAGATTGAAATTAGAACGCGACATAGTTGTTGCTCTTTTGGACACAG GGATCACGCCCGAGTCGAAAAGCTTCAAGGATGATGGTTTAGGTCCTCCACCAGCAAAATGGAAAGGAACTTGTAAACACTATGCTAATTTCTCAGGCTGCAATAA CAAGATCATAGGAGCCAAATACTTCAAAGCTGATGGAAACCCTGACCCAGCCGACATATTATCGCCCATAGACGTTGATGGTCATGGTACTCATACCGCATCGACAGCTGCAGGTGATTTAGTCCAAAATGCAAATCTCTTTGGATTGGCTAATGGAACTTCACGCGGCGCTGTGCCATCGGCTAGGTTGGCAATTTATAAAGTCTGCTGGTCATCAACTGGATGTGCAGACATGGACATACTTGCCGCATTTGAAGCGGCTATACATGATGGTGTGGATGTCATATCCATTTCCATAGGTGGAGGAAGTCCGGATTATGTTCATGACTCTATATCAATTGGCGCATTTCATGCCATGAGGAAAGGTATAATCACTGTTGCATCAGCTGGAAATGATGGTCCAAGTATGGGAACTGTAACAAATACTGCACCATGGATTGTGACTGCAGCAGCTAGTGGCATTGACAGAGCCTTCAAGAGCACTGTACAATTAGGAAGTGGAAAAAATGTTTCT GGTGTAGGAATTAGCTGTTTCGATCCAAAACAAAACCGGTATCCTATTATTAATGGGATTGATGCCGCGAAAGACTCGAAAAGCAAGGAAGATGCTAA ATTCTGCAACTCAGGCTCCTTACAAGCAAATAAGGTGAAGGGAAAGCTTGTTTACTGCATAGGATCATGGGGCACTGAAGCTACTGTAAAAGAAATTGGAGGAATTGGTAGTGTAATAGAATATGACAATTATCCTGATGTTGCTCAAATTTCGATAGCTCCTGCTGCTATTGTCAATCATAGCATAGGTGAAACTATTACCAATTATATCAAATCTACAAG GTCACCATCAGCAGTGATATACAAGAGCCATGAAGAAAAAGTGCTAGCTCCATTTACTGCTACATTCTCATCTAGAGGACCAAATCCAGGATCCAAACATCTTCTCAAG CCTGACATTGCAGCTCCAGGCATTGACATCTTGGCATCTTATACTCTTAGGAAATCACTCACTGGTTTGGCAGGGGATacacaattttcagaattttcaaTAATATCCGGAACTTCCATGGCATGTCCTCATGTCGCTGGTGTAGCAGCATATGTGAAGTCATTTCATCCCAAATGGACTCCTGCTGCAATCAGATCTGCAATTATCACCACTG CCAAACCTATGAGCAAAAGAATTAACAATGAAGCAGAATTTGCCTTTGGTTCTGGTCAACTAAACCCAACAAGAGCTGTGAGTCCTGGTTTAATCTACGACATGGACGACCTTGGCTATATCCAATTCCTATGCCATGAAGGTTACAAGGGTTCAAGTTTATCAGCACTAATTGGTTCTCCTATAAATTGCTCCTCTTTAATTCCTGGACTTGGCTATGATGCTATCAACTATCCAACCATGCAACTTAGCTTGGAAAGCAAGAAAGAGACACAAATTGGAGTTTTTAGAAGAACAGTGACCAATGTAGGTCCTGTTCCAATTACCTACAATGCTACTATTAGATCACCAAAAGGAGTTGAAATCACAGTGAAGCCTAGTGTCCTtagttttgataaaaaaatgcaGAAGAGAAGCTTCAAAGTAATTGTGAAAGTTAAATCTATTATTACAAGTATGGAGATTCTATCAGGTTCACTTATATGGAGAAGTCCACGTTACATTGTAAGGAGTCCTATAGTTATTTACAAGCCATAA
- the LOC11432103 gene encoding subtilisin-like protease SBT4.14 isoform X1, protein MSLLNMVLQKLIKSFPFLLLQLLLILLSNASVDGVEKKNFYIVFFGVQPVNRDIALETQLNVLSSVKGSYHEAKESIVYSYTKSFNAFAAKLSEDEVNKLSAMDEVLLVFKNQYRKLHTTRSWNFIGLPLTAKRRLKLERDIVVALLDTGITPESKSFKDDGLGPPPAKWKGTCKHYANFSGCNNKIIGAKYFKADGNPDPADILSPIDVDGHGTHTASTAAGDLVQNANLFGLANGTSRGAVPSARLAIYKVCWSSTGCADMDILAAFEAAIHDGVDVISISIGGGSPDYVHDSISIGAFHAMRKGIITVASAGNDGPSMGTVTNTAPWIVTAAASGIDRAFKSTVQLGSGKNVSGVGISCFDPKQNRYPIINGIDAAKDSKSKEDAKFCNSGSLQANKVKGKLVYCIGSWGTEATVKEIGGIGSVIEYDNYPDVAQISIAPAAIVNHSIGETITNYIKSTRSPSAVIYKSHEEKVLAPFTATFSSRGPNPGSKHLLKPDIAAPGIDILASYTLRKSLTGLAGDTQFSEFSIISGTSMACPHVAGVAAYVKSFHPKWTPAAIRSAIITTAKPMSKRINNEAEFAFGSGQLNPTRAVSPGLIYDMDDLGYIQFLCHEGYKGSSLSALIGSPINCSSLIPGLGYDAINYPTMQLSLESKKETQIGVFRRTVTNVGPVPITYNATIRSPKGVEITVKPSVLSFDKKMQKRSFKVIVKVKSIITSMEILSGSLIWRSPRYIVRSPIVIYKP, encoded by the exons ATGTCACTTCTAAATATGGTTTTACAGAAACTGATAAAatcctttccttttcttttgcttCAATTACTACTGATCTTGCTAAGCAATGCTTCAGTTGATGGAGTTGAGAAAAAG AACTTTTACATTGTTTTCTTTGGAGTTCAACCTGTAAATAGAGACATTGCACTTGAGACTCAATTAAATGTTCTATCTTCTGTGAAGGGAAG TTATCATGAAGCCAAAGAGTCCATTGTATATAGCTACACAAAGAGCTTCAATGCATTTGCTGCAAAACTGTCAGAAGATGAAGTCAATAAGTTATCTG CCATGGATGAAGTACTTTTGGTGTTTAAAAATCAATACCGTAAGTTACACACAACAAGATCATGGAACTTCATTGGTTTACCTCTGACTGCCAAGAGAAGATTGAAATTAGAACGCGACATAGTTGTTGCTCTTTTGGACACAG GGATCACGCCCGAGTCGAAAAGCTTCAAGGATGATGGTTTAGGTCCTCCACCAGCAAAATGGAAAGGAACTTGTAAACACTATGCTAATTTCTCAGGCTGCAATAA CAAGATCATAGGAGCCAAATACTTCAAAGCTGATGGAAACCCTGACCCAGCCGACATATTATCGCCCATAGACGTTGATGGTCATGGTACTCATACCGCATCGACAGCTGCAGGTGATTTAGTCCAAAATGCAAATCTCTTTGGATTGGCTAATGGAACTTCACGCGGCGCTGTGCCATCGGCTAGGTTGGCAATTTATAAAGTCTGCTGGTCATCAACTGGATGTGCAGACATGGACATACTTGCCGCATTTGAAGCGGCTATACATGATGGTGTGGATGTCATATCCATTTCCATAGGTGGAGGAAGTCCGGATTATGTTCATGACTCTATATCAATTGGCGCATTTCATGCCATGAGGAAAGGTATAATCACTGTTGCATCAGCTGGAAATGATGGTCCAAGTATGGGAACTGTAACAAATACTGCACCATGGATTGTGACTGCAGCAGCTAGTGGCATTGACAGAGCCTTCAAGAGCACTGTACAATTAGGAAGTGGAAAAAATGTTTCT GGTGTAGGAATTAGCTGTTTCGATCCAAAACAAAACCGGTATCCTATTATTAATGGGATTGATGCCGCGAAAGACTCGAAAAGCAAGGAAGATGCTAA ATTCTGCAACTCAGGCTCCTTACAAGCAAATAAGGTGAAGGGAAAGCTTGTTTACTGCATAGGATCATGGGGCACTGAAGCTACTGTAAAAGAAATTGGAGGAATTGGTAGTGTAATAGAATATGACAATTATCCTGATGTTGCTCAAATTTCGATAGCTCCTGCTGCTATTGTCAATCATAGCATAGGTGAAACTATTACCAATTATATCAAATCTACAAG GTCACCATCAGCAGTGATATACAAGAGCCATGAAGAAAAAGTGCTAGCTCCATTTACTGCTACATTCTCATCTAGAGGACCAAATCCAGGATCCAAACATCTTCTCAAG CCTGACATTGCAGCTCCAGGCATTGACATCTTGGCATCTTATACTCTTAGGAAATCACTCACTGGTTTGGCAGGGGATacacaattttcagaattttcaaTAATATCCGGAACTTCCATGGCATGTCCTCATGTCGCTGGTGTAGCAGCATATGTGAAGTCATTTCATCCCAAATGGACTCCTGCTGCAATCAGATCTGCAATTATCACCACTG CCAAACCTATGAGCAAAAGAATTAACAATGAAGCAGAATTTGCCTTTGGTTCTGGTCAACTAAACCCAACAAGAGCTGTGAGTCCTGGTTTAATCTACGACATGGACGACCTTGGCTATATCCAATTCCTATGCCATGAAGGTTACAAGGGTTCAAGTTTATCAGCACTAATTGGTTCTCCTATAAATTGCTCCTCTTTAATTCCTGGACTTGGCTATGATGCTATCAACTATCCAACCATGCAACTTAGCTTGGAAAGCAAGAAAGAGACACAAATTGGAGTTTTTAGAAGAACAGTGACCAATGTAGGTCCTGTTCCAATTACCTACAATGCTACTATTAGATCACCAAAAGGAGTTGAAATCACAGTGAAGCCTAGTGTCCTtagttttgataaaaaaatgcaGAAGAGAAGCTTCAAAGTAATTGTGAAAGTTAAATCTATTATTACAAGTATGGAGATTCTATCAGGTTCACTTATATGGAGAAGTCCACGTTACATTGTAAGGAGTCCTATAGTTATTTACAAGCCATAA
- the LOC11431641 gene encoding subtilisin-like protease SBT1.1 translates to MIFRIVFLFLALMVTNSVALSAQQTYIVHMDKTKIEASTHSQDGTKPWSESIIDFISQASIEDEDEEEEEEEEVLLSPQLLYAYETNMFGFAATLSEKQLKHLNQVDGFLSAIPDELSTLHTTHTPHFLGLTNGKGLWSAPSLASDVIIGVLDSGIWPEHVSFKDSGFSPVPPHWKGVCEQGTKFSLSNCNKKLIGARYYFRGYEKFIGKINETTDYRSARDSQGHGTHTASTTAGNVVKNANIFGLARGSASGMRYTSRIAAYKVCWLSGCANSDVLAAMDQAVSDGVDVLSLSLGSIPKPFYNDSIAIASFGATKNGVFVSCSAGNSGPFASTVGNGAPWIMTVAASYIDRTFPTKVKLGNSKNFEGTSLYQGKNEPNQQFPLVYGKTAGKKREAVFCTKNSLDKKLVFGKIVVCERGINGRTEKGAEVKNSGGYGMILLNSANQGEELLSDPHILPATSLGASAGKAIRIYLNTTKKPTASISFLGTRYGNIAPIVAAFSSRGPNIIAQDIIKPDVTAPGVNILAAWPSKTSPSMIKSDKRRVLFNIVSGTSMSCPHVSGVAALIKSVHKDWSPAMIKSSLMTTAYTLNNRKLPISDLALNNSAPANPFAFGSGHVNPESASDPGLVYDINTKDYLNYFCSLNFTSSEITILTKTNFKCSKKPVFQVGDLNYPSFSVLFSKTTHNVTYKRVVTNVGKSQSAYVVEVLEPHGVIVNVEPRKLKFEKFGQKLSYKVTFLAVGKARVTGSSSFGSIIWVSGKYKVRSPIAVTWQ, encoded by the coding sequence ATGATATTCAGGATAGTCTTTCTATTCCTGGCTCTTATGGTGACAAATTCAGTTGCTCTCTCGGCGCAGCAAACATATATAGTACACATGGACAAGACCAAAATCGAAGCCTCAACTCATTCTCAAGACGGCACAAAACCATGGTCTGAATCAATCATTGATTTCATTTCTCAAGCTTCaatagaagatgaagatgaagaagaagaagaagaagaagaggtgcTTTTATCACCTCAGCTTCTTTATGCCTATGAAACCAACATGTTTGGTTTTGCAGCCACACTTTCtgaaaaacaacttaaacaCTTAAACCAAGTTGATGGTTTTCTTTCAGCCATACCTGATGAATTATCAACCCTCCACACAACACACACACCACATTTTCTTGGCCTGACTAATGGAAAAGGACTTTGGAGTGCTCCAAGTTTGGCCTCAGATGTGATCATTGGTGTCCTTGATTCCGGAATATGGCCTGAACACGTCAGTTTCAAAGACTCGGGTTTTTCTCCAGTACCTCCTCATTGGAAAGGTGTTTGTGAGCAAGGTACAAAATTCTCACTCTCAAATTGTAACAAGAAGCTTATTGGTGCAAGATACTATTTCAGAGGGTACGAAAAATTCATCGGAAAAATCAATGAAACAACTGATTATCGTTCCGCTAGAGACTCTCAAGGACATGGAACGCACACTGCCTCGACCACGGCTGGTAATGTGGTGAAAAATGCAAACATTTTTGGACTTGCTAGAGGCTCAGCTAGTGGAATGAGGTATACTTCAAGAATTGCAGCGTATAAAGTATGCTGGCTTTCTGGTTGCGCGAATTCAGACGTGTTAGCAGCTATGGATCAAGCAGTTTCTGATGGTGTTGATGTACTATCACTATCTTTAGGAAGTATTCCAAAACCATTTTATAATGATAGTATTGCTATAGCTTCATTTGGAGCAACGAAAAACGGTGTTTTTGTTTCTTGCTCAGCAGGCAACTCAGGCCCTTTTGCATCAACTGTGGGAAACGGCGCACCATGGATCATGACAGTTGCTGCTAGCTACATTGACAGAACTTTTCCAACAAAAGTAAAACTTGGAAACTCAAAAAATTTTGAAGGCACATCTTTGTACCAAGGAAAAAACGAACCAAACCAACAATTCCCACTTGTTTATGGAAAAACAGCAGGTAAAAAGAGAGAAGCAGTATTCTGCACAAAAAACTCACTTgataaaaaacttgtttttggaAAAATAGTTGTTTGTGAAAGAGGAATCAATGGTAGAACCGAAAAAGGAGCGGAAGTTAAAAATTCAGGTGGATATGGAATGATACTACTCAACTCTGCAAATCAAGGCGAAGAGCTTCTTTCTGATCCTCACATTTTGCCAGCTACTTCCTTAGGTGCTTCAGCAGGTAAAGCTATTAGAATCTACCTTAACACTACTAAAAAACCAACAGCTTCAATTTCCTTTCTAGGAACAAGGTATGGTAACATTGCACCAATAGTGGCAGCATTTTCTTCTAGAGGACCAAACATAATAGCACAAGATATTATCAAACCAGATGTAACTGCACCTGGTGTTAACATCTTAGCTGCATGGCCATCAAAAACTAGTCCAAGTATGATCAAGAGTGACAAAAGAAGAGTACTATTCAACATTGTTTCTGGTACCTCAATGTCTTGTCCTCATGTTAGCGGCGTAGCCGCGTTGATTAAATCAGTACATAAAGATTGGTCACCTGCAATGATCAAATCATCTCTTATGACAACAGCTTACACATTGAACAATAGAAAACTTCCAATTTCTGACCTTGCCTTAAATAACTCAGCTCCTGCTAACCCTTTCGCATTTGGTTCAGGACATGTTAATCCAGAAAGTGCTTCTGATCCTGGATTAGTCTATGATATTAACACCAAAGACTACTTGAATTACTTTTGCAGCCTTAATTTTACCTCTTCAGAGATTACTATATTGACAAAAACTAACTTCAAATGTTCTAAGAAACCAGTTTTTCAAGTTGGTGACTTGAACTATCCTtcattttctgttttgtttaGCAAAACAACACATAATGTGACATACAAAAGAGTTGTCACAAATGTTGGAAAATCACAAAGTGCTTATGTTGTTGAAGTTTTAGAACCTCATGGAGTTATTGTTAATGTTGAACCAaggaaattgaagtttgaaaaATTTGGTCAGAAATTAAGCTATAAAGTTACATTTTTGGCAGTTGGAAAAGCTAGAGTTACTGGTAGTTCATCATTTGGATCAATCATTTGGGTATCAGGCAAATATAAGGTTAGAAGTCCTATTGCAGTGACATGGCAATAG